From one Panulirus ornatus isolate Po-2019 chromosome 11, ASM3632096v1, whole genome shotgun sequence genomic stretch:
- the LOC139751466 gene encoding uncharacterized protein isoform X3 — MSYLEARSPRKGRSGEHYTDVCVQALLEGVLRGHALLFDKEVSGCFKREAAILTASLFQNGRHRTEKFYKALKKVKKSSERWMELNLSKILVTLSRLMPAVPLPHRTIRMPSKQMFQYLLIRVLGGFHLLLSLDRYCRESAGYLMFKISSGHFFCAAMAFLSNVARLRALALDLCGLLSKLYDDIFPWISKLKGANVPELVLQESLPQSLSDYLQQYSKSLRVKSFKDVRRDLQFSKILNMLMEDEDTVPCQSGGPSGYNRSLEGAAAPGISSCWSKTSSTEEHQLDSRPAAPGISSYWSKTSSTEEHQVDSRPAALGVSFEEDIGVSVNVKGKFSGHVIDVNNGSNKWKGSLKTRKEKVSENFKRTKPSSDLIKNPKKAKRKEVEKADTLHNGKKKNTRVNHQCNTDVSAKSVITPEFLKHYQRVNKTVKKVDSVEALHSFLRLEKKRWFKKDCDRVSCLLKKVDWNMLKKLILTRLKKAKNLNGVLPLHQNIEQEQLIRKTKTRIKFWLLYPHLKGKKPSDWEDILHAIKIKKKNKGKKLINQI; from the exons atgtgtgtgtacaAGCTCTATTGGAAGGAGTCCTACGTGGTCATGCATTGTTGTTTGATAAGGAAGTTTCTGGCTGTTTCAAACGTGAAGCTGCCATTCTCACTGCATCTCTTTTTCAAAATGGTCGACATCGTACTGAGAAATTTTATAAAGCTTTAAAAAAG GTGAAGAAAAGTTCAGAGCGATGGATGGAGCTTAATTTGAGCAAGATTTTGGTTACTCTTAGTCGTCTGATGCCTGCTGTTCCTCTACCACACAG GACCATCAGGATGCCATCCAAGCAAATGTTTCAATATTTGCTGATCAGGGTGTTAGGAGGCTTCCATCTTCTCCTTAGTCTAGATCGATACTGCAGAGAGTCAGCTGGTTATCTCATGTTCAAAATCTCATCTGGTCATTTCTTCTGTGCTGCAATGGCATTCCTTTCTAATGTGGCTCGATTAAG AGCACTTGCACTTGATTTATGTGGGCTGTTGTCCAAACTGTATGATGACATTTTTCCATGGATATCAAAGCTTAAAGGTGCCAACGTACCAGAATTGGTTTTGCAAGAGTCCCTTCCTCAATCACTTTCAGACTACCTCCAGCAGTACTCTAAATCATTGAGGGTTAAGAGTTTCAA agATGTCCGCAGAGACTTGCAGTTTTCAAAGATATTAAATATGTTAATGGAGGATGAGGATACTGTACCCTGCCAGTCTGGTGGGCCGTCAGGATATAATAGAAGCTTGGAAGGGGCTGCAGCACCTGGGATTTCCTCATGTTGGAGTAAAACATCCTCAACTGAAGAGCACCAGCTTGATTCTAGGCCTGCAGCACCTGGAATTTCCTCATATTGGAGTAAAACATCCTCAACTGAAGAGCACCAAGTTGATTCGAGGCCTGCTGCCCTTGGAGTGTCTTTTGAGGAAGACATTGGGGTAAGTGTAAATGTTAAAGGGAAATTTTCTGGTCATGTCATTGATGTGAATAATGGCAGTAACAAATGGAAAGGTAGCCTGAAGacaagaaaggagaaagtgagTGAAAACTTTAAAAGAACTAAACCTTCAAGTGATTTGATAAAGAATCCGAAAAAGGCAAAAAGAAAGGAGGTAGAGAAAGCAGACACTTTACATAATGGCAAGAAGAAAAACACCAGAGTGAATCATCAGTGTAATACAGATGTAAGTGCCAAGTCTGTGATAACTCCAGAGTTCTTAAAACATTACCAAAGGGTCAATAAAACTGTAAAGAAGGTGGATTCAGTGGAAGCTTTGCATAGCTTCTTAAGATTAGAGAAGAAGAGGTGGTTCAAAAAAGATTGTGATAGAGTATCATGTCTTTTAAAGAAAGTTGATTGGAATATGTTGAAAAAGCTAATTTTAACTAGACTGAAAAAAGCAAAGAATTTAAATGGTGTGTTGCCTCTGCACCAAAACATAGAGCAGGAACAGTTAATAAGAAAGACAAAAACTAGAATCAAATTTTGGCTTCTTTATCCACATCTTAAAGGGAAAAAACCTAGTGATTGGGAAGATATATTACATGCcataaagattaaaaaaaagaacaaaggcAAAAAGCTAATAAATCAAATTTAA
- the LOC139751466 gene encoding uncharacterized protein isoform X2, with the protein MDVWMKRELQRPPDYTLAYTVKERRSNVCVQALLEGVLRGHALLFDKEVSGCFKREAAILTASLFQNGRHRTEKFYKALKKVKKSSERWMELNLSKILVTLSRLMPAVPLPHRTIRMPSKQMFQYLLIRVLGGFHLLLSLDRYCRESAGYLMFKISSGHFFCAAMAFLSNVARLRALALDLCGLLSKLYDDIFPWISKLKGANVPELVLQESLPQSLSDYLQQYSKSLRVKSFKDVRRDLQFSKILNMLMEDEDTVPCQSGGPSGYNRSLEGAAAPGISSCWSKTSSTEEHQLDSRPAAPGISSYWSKTSSTEEHQVDSRPAALGVSFEEDIGVSVNVKGKFSGHVIDVNNGSNKWKGSLKTRKEKVSENFKRTKPSSDLIKNPKKAKRKEVEKADTLHNGKKKNTRVNHQCNTDVSAKSVITPEFLKHYQRVNKTVKKVDSVEALHSFLRLEKKRWFKKDCDRVSCLLKKVDWNMLKKLILTRLKKAKNLNGVLPLHQNIEQEQLIRKTKTRIKFWLLYPHLKGKKPSDWEDILHAIKIKKKNKGKKLINQI; encoded by the exons ATGGACGTTTGGATGAAGCGGGAGTTACAGAGGCCGCCTGATTATACTCTTGCATACACAGTCAAGGAGAGACGCTCGA atgtgtgtgtacaAGCTCTATTGGAAGGAGTCCTACGTGGTCATGCATTGTTGTTTGATAAGGAAGTTTCTGGCTGTTTCAAACGTGAAGCTGCCATTCTCACTGCATCTCTTTTTCAAAATGGTCGACATCGTACTGAGAAATTTTATAAAGCTTTAAAAAAG GTGAAGAAAAGTTCAGAGCGATGGATGGAGCTTAATTTGAGCAAGATTTTGGTTACTCTTAGTCGTCTGATGCCTGCTGTTCCTCTACCACACAG GACCATCAGGATGCCATCCAAGCAAATGTTTCAATATTTGCTGATCAGGGTGTTAGGAGGCTTCCATCTTCTCCTTAGTCTAGATCGATACTGCAGAGAGTCAGCTGGTTATCTCATGTTCAAAATCTCATCTGGTCATTTCTTCTGTGCTGCAATGGCATTCCTTTCTAATGTGGCTCGATTAAG AGCACTTGCACTTGATTTATGTGGGCTGTTGTCCAAACTGTATGATGACATTTTTCCATGGATATCAAAGCTTAAAGGTGCCAACGTACCAGAATTGGTTTTGCAAGAGTCCCTTCCTCAATCACTTTCAGACTACCTCCAGCAGTACTCTAAATCATTGAGGGTTAAGAGTTTCAA agATGTCCGCAGAGACTTGCAGTTTTCAAAGATATTAAATATGTTAATGGAGGATGAGGATACTGTACCCTGCCAGTCTGGTGGGCCGTCAGGATATAATAGAAGCTTGGAAGGGGCTGCAGCACCTGGGATTTCCTCATGTTGGAGTAAAACATCCTCAACTGAAGAGCACCAGCTTGATTCTAGGCCTGCAGCACCTGGAATTTCCTCATATTGGAGTAAAACATCCTCAACTGAAGAGCACCAAGTTGATTCGAGGCCTGCTGCCCTTGGAGTGTCTTTTGAGGAAGACATTGGGGTAAGTGTAAATGTTAAAGGGAAATTTTCTGGTCATGTCATTGATGTGAATAATGGCAGTAACAAATGGAAAGGTAGCCTGAAGacaagaaaggagaaagtgagTGAAAACTTTAAAAGAACTAAACCTTCAAGTGATTTGATAAAGAATCCGAAAAAGGCAAAAAGAAAGGAGGTAGAGAAAGCAGACACTTTACATAATGGCAAGAAGAAAAACACCAGAGTGAATCATCAGTGTAATACAGATGTAAGTGCCAAGTCTGTGATAACTCCAGAGTTCTTAAAACATTACCAAAGGGTCAATAAAACTGTAAAGAAGGTGGATTCAGTGGAAGCTTTGCATAGCTTCTTAAGATTAGAGAAGAAGAGGTGGTTCAAAAAAGATTGTGATAGAGTATCATGTCTTTTAAAGAAAGTTGATTGGAATATGTTGAAAAAGCTAATTTTAACTAGACTGAAAAAAGCAAAGAATTTAAATGGTGTGTTGCCTCTGCACCAAAACATAGAGCAGGAACAGTTAATAAGAAAGACAAAAACTAGAATCAAATTTTGGCTTCTTTATCCACATCTTAAAGGGAAAAAACCTAGTGATTGGGAAGATATATTACATGCcataaagattaaaaaaaagaacaaaggcAAAAAGCTAATAAATCAAATTTAA
- the LOC139751466 gene encoding uncharacterized protein isoform X1: protein MDVWMKRELQRPPDYTLAYTVKERRSSNFDVCVQALLEGVLRGHALLFDKEVSGCFKREAAILTASLFQNGRHRTEKFYKALKKVKKSSERWMELNLSKILVTLSRLMPAVPLPHRTIRMPSKQMFQYLLIRVLGGFHLLLSLDRYCRESAGYLMFKISSGHFFCAAMAFLSNVARLRALALDLCGLLSKLYDDIFPWISKLKGANVPELVLQESLPQSLSDYLQQYSKSLRVKSFKDVRRDLQFSKILNMLMEDEDTVPCQSGGPSGYNRSLEGAAAPGISSCWSKTSSTEEHQLDSRPAAPGISSYWSKTSSTEEHQVDSRPAALGVSFEEDIGVSVNVKGKFSGHVIDVNNGSNKWKGSLKTRKEKVSENFKRTKPSSDLIKNPKKAKRKEVEKADTLHNGKKKNTRVNHQCNTDVSAKSVITPEFLKHYQRVNKTVKKVDSVEALHSFLRLEKKRWFKKDCDRVSCLLKKVDWNMLKKLILTRLKKAKNLNGVLPLHQNIEQEQLIRKTKTRIKFWLLYPHLKGKKPSDWEDILHAIKIKKKNKGKKLINQI from the exons ATGGACGTTTGGATGAAGCGGGAGTTACAGAGGCCGCCTGATTATACTCTTGCATACACAGTCAAGGAGAGACGCTCGAGTAATTTTG atgtgtgtgtacaAGCTCTATTGGAAGGAGTCCTACGTGGTCATGCATTGTTGTTTGATAAGGAAGTTTCTGGCTGTTTCAAACGTGAAGCTGCCATTCTCACTGCATCTCTTTTTCAAAATGGTCGACATCGTACTGAGAAATTTTATAAAGCTTTAAAAAAG GTGAAGAAAAGTTCAGAGCGATGGATGGAGCTTAATTTGAGCAAGATTTTGGTTACTCTTAGTCGTCTGATGCCTGCTGTTCCTCTACCACACAG GACCATCAGGATGCCATCCAAGCAAATGTTTCAATATTTGCTGATCAGGGTGTTAGGAGGCTTCCATCTTCTCCTTAGTCTAGATCGATACTGCAGAGAGTCAGCTGGTTATCTCATGTTCAAAATCTCATCTGGTCATTTCTTCTGTGCTGCAATGGCATTCCTTTCTAATGTGGCTCGATTAAG AGCACTTGCACTTGATTTATGTGGGCTGTTGTCCAAACTGTATGATGACATTTTTCCATGGATATCAAAGCTTAAAGGTGCCAACGTACCAGAATTGGTTTTGCAAGAGTCCCTTCCTCAATCACTTTCAGACTACCTCCAGCAGTACTCTAAATCATTGAGGGTTAAGAGTTTCAA agATGTCCGCAGAGACTTGCAGTTTTCAAAGATATTAAATATGTTAATGGAGGATGAGGATACTGTACCCTGCCAGTCTGGTGGGCCGTCAGGATATAATAGAAGCTTGGAAGGGGCTGCAGCACCTGGGATTTCCTCATGTTGGAGTAAAACATCCTCAACTGAAGAGCACCAGCTTGATTCTAGGCCTGCAGCACCTGGAATTTCCTCATATTGGAGTAAAACATCCTCAACTGAAGAGCACCAAGTTGATTCGAGGCCTGCTGCCCTTGGAGTGTCTTTTGAGGAAGACATTGGGGTAAGTGTAAATGTTAAAGGGAAATTTTCTGGTCATGTCATTGATGTGAATAATGGCAGTAACAAATGGAAAGGTAGCCTGAAGacaagaaaggagaaagtgagTGAAAACTTTAAAAGAACTAAACCTTCAAGTGATTTGATAAAGAATCCGAAAAAGGCAAAAAGAAAGGAGGTAGAGAAAGCAGACACTTTACATAATGGCAAGAAGAAAAACACCAGAGTGAATCATCAGTGTAATACAGATGTAAGTGCCAAGTCTGTGATAACTCCAGAGTTCTTAAAACATTACCAAAGGGTCAATAAAACTGTAAAGAAGGTGGATTCAGTGGAAGCTTTGCATAGCTTCTTAAGATTAGAGAAGAAGAGGTGGTTCAAAAAAGATTGTGATAGAGTATCATGTCTTTTAAAGAAAGTTGATTGGAATATGTTGAAAAAGCTAATTTTAACTAGACTGAAAAAAGCAAAGAATTTAAATGGTGTGTTGCCTCTGCACCAAAACATAGAGCAGGAACAGTTAATAAGAAAGACAAAAACTAGAATCAAATTTTGGCTTCTTTATCCACATCTTAAAGGGAAAAAACCTAGTGATTGGGAAGATATATTACATGCcataaagattaaaaaaaagaacaaaggcAAAAAGCTAATAAATCAAATTTAA